From one Lycium ferocissimum isolate CSIRO_LF1 chromosome 5, AGI_CSIRO_Lferr_CH_V1, whole genome shotgun sequence genomic stretch:
- the LOC132056318 gene encoding protein DOWNY MILDEW RESISTANCE 6 codes for METKVLSSGIRHSTLPPSYIRPESDRPRLSEVSICENVPVIDLACPDRTHLIHQIGEACRLYGFFQVINHGVPQKVVEQMLEVAGEFFRLPVEEKLKLYSDDPSKTMRLSTSFNVKKETVHNWRDYLRLHCYPLEKYAPEWPSNPSSFREIVSRYCMEVRQLGFRLQEAIAESLGLEKECIKDVLGEQGQHMAINFYPPCPQPDLTYGLPAHTDPNSLTILLQDLHVAGLQVLKDGKWLAVKPQPDAFVINLGDQLQAVTNGRYKSVWHRAIVNSDKARMSVASFLCPCDSAKISAPKLLTEDGSPVYRDFTYAEYYKKFWSRNLDQEHCLELFQN; via the exons ATGGAAACAAAAGTTCTTTCGAGCGGAATCCGTCACTCTACTCTCCCACCAAGTTATATCCGACCCGAATCCGATAGGCCACGCCTCTCTGAAGTGTCTATTTGTGAAAATGTTCCAGTAATTGACTTGGCCTGTCCAGACAGAACTCATCTAATTCATCAAATTGGCGAAGCCTGTCGACTTTATGGTTTTTTCCAG GTAATTAATCATGGTGTACCACAGAAAGTAGTAGAACAAATGCTAGAGGTAGCTGGAGAGTTTTTCAGACTACCGGTGGAAGAAAAGTTAAAATTGTACTCGGATGACCCTTCAAAGACGATGAGATTATCCACAAGTTTTAATGTTAAAAAGGAGACGGTTCACAATTGGAGAGATTATCTCAGACTTCACTGTTATCCTCTGGAGAAATATGCTCCTGAATGGCCTTCTAATCCCTCCTCTTTCAG GGAAATAGTGAGCAGATATTGCATGGAAGTTCGACAACTAGGATTCAGATTGCAAGAAGCCATAGCAGAGAGCCTAGGCTTAGAGAAAGAGTGCATAAAGGATGTATTGGGGGAACAAGGTCAACATATGGCAATCAACTTTTATCCTCCATGTCCACAACCAGATCTCACTTATGGGCTTCCGGCCCATACTGATCCAAATTCCCTTACTATTCTTCTTCAAGACTTGCACGTAGCTGGGCTTCAAGTTCTTAAAGATGGCAAATGGTTGGCTGTCAAACCTCAACCAGATGCCTTTGTCATTAATCTCGGTGATCAATTGCAG GCAGTGACTAACGGAAGGTACAAAAGCGTATGGCATCGAGCTATTGTAAACTCAGACAAAGCAAGGATGTCAGTGGCTTCGTTCCTTTGTCCGTGTGATAGTGCCAAAATCAGTGCTCCGAAGCTCCTCACTGAAGATGGATCTCCAGTTTATCGGGATTTCACATATGCCGAGTATTACAAGAAGTTCTGGAGCAGGAATTTAGACCAGGAACACTGTTTGGAACTTTTCCAGAATTAA